Sequence from the uncultured Flavobacterium sp. genome:
GTGTAATTTATACCGTGAATGTCATTGAAATAACTCATAACTTTTTCAATAGATTCATCATTAAAACTTGCATTGAATTTCTCGTTGGCCAATTTTTCATTTTTGTTTACAATTGTAACATTGTAGCGTCTTTCCAATTTTGTAATAATGTTTTTGAAAGTCATATTTCTAAAGGTTAATCCGCCATTTATCCATGAAGTATAAATATCAGTGATAACAGCTTTGGTAGAAATCGCATTGTTTTCTCTGTTGAAACTTCCTTTATAACCAGGTTTCAAAACAGTATTTTTATTAGCGTCAAACTCTTCGTTTAAGCCATACATTCCAACAGAACCTTCTACTAAAACTACATCTGTTGCAGCATCTTCAGGATAATTCGAAACATTAAAATGAGTTCCCAGAACACGTACATTCAGGGCGTCAGCATTTACAATAAAAGGGTGTTTTTTATCTTTGGCAACATCAAAAAAAGCTTCTCCGTTTAGAAATACCTGTCTGTTTTCTCCGGCAATAAATTTCACAGGATATTTTAAAGTTGTTCCTGCATTCAGATGAACCATTGTTCCGTCAGACAATTGCAATTGGAATTTTTTGCCATATGGAATCTTAATAATGTTATAAGCTACTTTCTCTAAACCAGTATTAGCATCATAAACAATTTTATCTCCGTTTTGATTTCCAACAATATTTCCTTTGGCATCTTTTACCTGAGCCGAATTATTTTCTGATATAATTTGAGTTTGTCCATCTTCTAATTGTAATACGATATCAGAACTTTTGAAATCAAATTTTTGTTCAACAGGTTTAGTTGAAAGACTTTGTTTGTAGAAAAATCCAACTCCTAATAAAACAACAATAGAAGCAGCAATCGAAATGTATTTTTTGAAGTTTGATCTTTCAGGAGCAATTTGAATCGTCGTTTCATTTTCTTTTGAAGCTGACAAAATATTTAAGAAAATATCATCGGCAGTTTGTCTATCCATTTTTGGAGTTTCAATAAGAAGCGCCTGAATATCTTCTACAGAAGGGAAATCATCTGTAAGTTTATTTTTTTTATAATAGGCAACTACCTCGTTTGTTTCCTCGGGTGTACATTCGTTTAAAACAAACTTTTGTAAAAGACTTTTTATTTCAGAATTTGAATTCATTAAGAATTGATTTAAGGTCCGGTTCTGATATAATACAGTTGAAGTCTCGTTGAGTACTACTCAAACGTTGTAAATTTTTCAATTTTAACATTTGAGCTAATTGACAAACGCTGTAAAGTACTGATTTTGTTGAGGTTTATGCTAAAATGAATATTCTAAAAATTTTTATTTTATTTTTTGATAAACGGTTTTTTTGCCACTCTGAATAATGAATGATCACAAAATGTCGAAGTTTCTGGACGTAACGAAACCCGACAGGTTTTTAAAACCTGTCGGGTTTACTATGCGCAAAAAAATCTTTGACAAAGCCTCAGCGTTATACTTTGCGATCTTTGCGTAAACCTTTGCGTACTTTGCGGTTAAGCTTAAAATTAAAACAAAAAAAAATCACCCGAGAAGAGTGATTTTAATGGTTAATGTGGTTTTTTGGTTTAGATAATCTCGTCATGAACGTGAAAAAAGACTCGCATTGATTCTAATGCTTTACTCATTTGGTTCCGGACTGTATTTATAGAGATGCCAAGTTCCTGGCTAATTTCTTCATAACTCATTCCCTTCTTTCGAGACATTTTAAAAATCTGCTTTCGTTTGGGAGGCAATTGTTTCATGGCCTGTTTCCGAAGTTTTTTGCAATCTTCTTCCCGAATCGAATAATCACCATATTCATGTGATTTTTGACTTTCATAAAAAACGGCTTCTTTTAGCACTAAATCATTTGCTGCTTTATTTAGAGCATTAAATGCCTGAT
This genomic interval carries:
- a CDS encoding RNA polymerase sigma-70 factor; the encoded protein is MLETNNHSEQLLVSELKNGNEKAFRSLFDLYYQDIYGYSVSLLKSKEAAEENVQDVFMKVWQNRENLNPDQSFKAYIFTIARNQAFNALNKAANDLVLKEAVFYESQKSHEYGDYSIREEDCKKLRKQAMKQLPPKRKQIFKMSRKKGMSYEEISQELGISINTVRNQMSKALESMRVFFHVHDEII
- a CDS encoding DUF4974 domain-containing protein, with product MNSNSEIKSLLQKFVLNECTPEETNEVVAYYKKNKLTDDFPSVEDIQALLIETPKMDRQTADDIFLNILSASKENETTIQIAPERSNFKKYISIAASIVVLLGVGFFYKQSLSTKPVEQKFDFKSSDIVLQLEDGQTQIISENNSAQVKDAKGNIVGNQNGDKIVYDANTGLEKVAYNIIKIPYGKKFQLQLSDGTMVHLNAGTTLKYPVKFIAGENRQVFLNGEAFFDVAKDKKHPFIVNADALNVRVLGTHFNVSNYPEDAATDVVLVEGSVGMYGLNEEFDANKNTVLKPGYKGSFNRENNAISTKAVITDIYTSWINGGLTFRNMTFKNIITKLERRYNVTIVNKNEKLANEKFNASFNDESIEKVMSYFNDIHGINYTIKNNQILIK